Proteins from a single region of Fusobacterium gonidiaformans ATCC 25563:
- a CDS encoding Tex family protein, translating into MDNIFSKVAKELLLRENQVESTVKLLDEGATVPFISRYRKEITGNLDEVQITDILEKVQYLRNLEKRKEEVLRLIEEQGKLTEELTKAIQVAEKLQEVEDIYFPYRKKKKTKADVAIEKGLEPLADFFLLAHSVQEIETKAQEFITEEVPNIEEAIEGAKLIWAQKVSEKAEYRERIREILLKYGKMDSKESKKAKELDEKAVYQDYYEYSESLAKIPSHRILAVNRGEKEGILSVNLSLEEKEKQHVESLLLRSFTKEVELYELFHSIIRDAYDRLLFPAVEREVRNILTDKAEEEAILVFRENLKNLLLQAPLHEKTILALDPGYRTGCKVAILDKHGFYQENDVFFLVEGMHHEKQLEDARKKALKYIKKYGIDLVVIGNGTASRETESFVAKLIREEKLKIQYLIANEAGASVYSASKLAAEEFPDLDVTVRGAISIGRRIQDPLAELVKIDPKSIGVGMYQHDVNQGRLDESLDQVITTVVNNVGANLNTASWALLSHISGIKKTVAKNIVEYRKENGNFTKRESLLKVKGLGPKAYEQMAGFLVIPEGDNILDNTIIHPESYHIAEKMLKEIGFSLEEYDKNLGEAREKLKTVKVEEFAEKHNFGLETCKDVYEALRKDRRDPRDDFQKPLLKSDILSIENLSVGMELEGTVRNVVKFGAFVDIGLKNDALLHISAISDEFVSDPSKVLSVGQIIKVRIKEIDKERGRVGLTRKKEL; encoded by the coding sequence ATGGACAATATTTTTAGTAAAGTAGCAAAGGAACTTTTACTGCGAGAGAATCAAGTAGAAAGTACAGTAAAACTATTAGATGAAGGAGCAACAGTACCTTTTATTTCAAGATATCGAAAAGAAATCACTGGGAATTTAGATGAAGTACAAATTACAGATATTTTGGAAAAGGTTCAATATTTAAGAAATTTAGAAAAAAGAAAAGAGGAAGTCCTTCGTTTAATTGAAGAGCAAGGAAAACTGACGGAAGAATTGACCAAAGCAATTCAAGTAGCTGAGAAATTACAAGAGGTAGAAGATATTTATTTTCCATATCGTAAGAAAAAGAAAACGAAAGCAGATGTAGCGATAGAAAAAGGTTTAGAACCTTTGGCTGATTTCTTTTTACTTGCTCATAGTGTTCAAGAAATAGAAACAAAGGCACAAGAGTTTATTACAGAAGAAGTTCCTAATATAGAAGAAGCGATTGAAGGAGCAAAGTTAATTTGGGCTCAAAAAGTTTCAGAAAAAGCAGAATATAGAGAGAGAATTCGAGAAATTTTACTGAAATATGGAAAAATGGATTCCAAAGAATCGAAAAAAGCAAAAGAATTAGATGAAAAAGCTGTATATCAAGACTATTATGAATATTCAGAATCTTTAGCAAAGATTCCTTCTCATCGAATTTTAGCAGTGAACCGTGGAGAAAAAGAAGGAATTTTATCCGTTAATTTATCTTTGGAAGAAAAAGAAAAACAACATGTAGAGTCTTTACTTTTGAGAAGTTTTACCAAAGAAGTAGAATTATATGAATTATTTCACAGCATTATACGGGATGCTTATGATCGTTTGTTGTTTCCAGCAGTAGAAAGAGAAGTTCGAAATATTTTAACAGACAAAGCAGAAGAAGAAGCTATTTTAGTATTTCGAGAAAACTTAAAAAATTTATTGTTACAAGCTCCCCTACATGAAAAAACGATTTTAGCTTTAGACCCGGGATATCGAACAGGATGTAAAGTTGCTATTTTGGATAAGCATGGTTTTTATCAAGAAAACGATGTATTCTTCTTAGTGGAAGGAATGCATCATGAAAAGCAACTAGAAGATGCTCGAAAAAAAGCTTTAAAATATATTAAAAAATATGGAATTGATTTGGTCGTTATTGGGAACGGAACGGCCTCGAGAGAAACAGAATCGTTTGTTGCGAAGTTAATTCGAGAAGAAAAGTTAAAGATTCAATACTTGATTGCGAATGAAGCAGGAGCTTCTGTGTATTCTGCATCAAAATTAGCAGCAGAAGAATTCCCAGATTTAGATGTTACGGTTCGGGGAGCAATTTCGATTGGAAGAAGAATACAAGATCCTTTGGCAGAACTTGTGAAAATTGATCCAAAATCGATTGGGGTAGGAATGTATCAACATGATGTGAATCAAGGAAGATTAGATGAGTCTTTAGATCAAGTGATTACTACGGTAGTAAATAATGTAGGAGCAAATTTAAATACCGCTTCTTGGGCTTTATTATCTCATATTTCCGGAATAAAAAAGACAGTGGCTAAAAATATTGTAGAGTATCGAAAAGAGAATGGGAATTTCACGAAACGAGAAAGTTTGTTAAAAGTAAAGGGATTAGGTCCAAAAGCTTACGAACAAATGGCAGGATTTTTGGTGATTCCAGAAGGAGATAATATTTTGGATAATACGATTATCCATCCGGAGTCTTATCATATTGCAGAAAAAATGTTGAAGGAAATCGGCTTTTCTTTGGAAGAATATGATAAGAATTTAGGAGAAGCTCGTGAAAAATTAAAGACTGTAAAAGTGGAAGAATTTGCAGAAAAACATAATTTTGGTTTGGAAACCTGTAAAGATGTCTATGAGGCTTTACGAAAAGACAGACGGGATCCAAGAGATGATTTCCAAAAACCACTTTTGAAATCGGATATCTTAAGTATTGAAAATTTAAGTGTTGGGATGGAATTAGAGGGAACTGTTCGTAATGTAGTAAAGTTTGGAGCTTTTGTCGATATCGGGCTAAAGAACGATGCCTTATTACATATTTCAGCTATTTCCGATGAGTTTGTCAGTGATCCGAGTAAGGTGCTGTCGGTAGGACAAATTATTAAAGTTCGAATTAAAGAAATTGATAAAGAAAGAGGAAGAGTTGGATTAACCCGAAAAAAGGAGTTATAG